In a genomic window of Labeo rohita strain BAU-BD-2019 chromosome 20, IGBB_LRoh.1.0, whole genome shotgun sequence:
- the marcksa gene encoding myristoylated alanine-rich protein kinase C substrate a: MGAQFSKTAGKGETAAEKPGEAAASPSKANGQENGHMKVNGDASPAAAEQKEEVQANGSAAAEEGEKAEAAPAEKEAVEEDKANTEVSAPTEEEAAKAEDGATPSTSNETPKKKKKRFSFKKSFKLSGFSFKKTKKETGDGDGGEEAKTEGAEAAEGGVSEENAIPAEEAESKPEEKPAEEPKAVSPASEESKEEEKPAESAAETEPAPSKDEAPVAEESAPTVQETESSPEVQAESATE, from the exons ATGGGAGCGCAATTCTCTAAGACAGCTGGAAAAGGAGAAACGGCTGCAGAAAAACCAGGAGAGGCTGCAGCTTCACCCTCCAAAGCTAACGGGCAG GAAAATGGCCACATGAAGGTGAATGGAGATGCATCTCCAGCTGCAGCTGAGCAGAAAGAAGAGGTTCAGGCTAATGGCAGCGCAGCAGCTGAGGAGGGGGAGAAGGCTGAGGCAGCTCCAGCTGAAAAGGAGGCTGTGGAGGAAGATAAAGCGAACACAGAAGTGAGTGCACCCACTGAAGAGGAAGCCGCGAAAGCTGAGGATGGCGCAACTCCGTCCACAAGCAACGAGACAcctaagaagaagaagaagcgctTCTCTTTTAAGAAGTCTTTCAAGTTAAGTGGCTTCTCTTTTAAGAAAACCAAGAAGGAGACAGGTGATGGAGATGGCGGCGAGGAGGCCAAAACTGAGGGAGCTGAAGCTGCTGAGGGAGGTGTGTCAGAAGAGAACGCCATACCGGCAGAGGAGGCCGAATCCAAACCAGAGGAGAAACCAGCAGAGGAGCCCAAGGCTGTCAGTCCTGCCAGCGAGGAGTCCAAAGAGGAGGAGAAACCTGCAGAGTCAGCAGCGGAGACAGAGCCCGCTCCTTCTAAGGATGAAGCACCTGTAGCAGAGGAATCTGCTCCTACTGTTCAGGAAACAGAATCCAGTCCAGAGGTCCAAGCAGAATCTGCCACAGAGTAA